A window from Theobroma cacao cultivar B97-61/B2 chromosome 3, Criollo_cocoa_genome_V2, whole genome shotgun sequence encodes these proteins:
- the LOC18606790 gene encoding pentatricopeptide repeat-containing protein At1g63080, mitochondrial yields MGIWSYSKICLVQSGLLRDVVVHYKKFLLRVYYSASSALLLEDHVFDCSPEVVSVNNEVEELQVPRKRFEFCRNPRLTPFVVRVFKSLNWDIAREIRFNMAAKMYGFDHSMYAFRIIIHIFAMAGMQMEAHALLRDIVCYYKEVKTDMFELLLYLLDSPEHVHRSADVFNVLIKVFASNSMLENGIDVFVQAKKIGLEPNIMSCNFLLKCLVEANRGEFVRSLFEDMKNSGPSPNVYTYTIMMNFYCNGYCGRDVDVGQANNLLEDMERGGKNPSVVTYSTYIGGLCRVGCVELALDFIRKLCFGNQPINSFCYNAIIYGFCQKGEPYEGLKVLEEMKHCGISPDVHSYSILIDGFCKKGDCEKGINLIDEMIVNGMKPSLVTYTSLFHGLCKSGLADVSLNLFRNLANDGYEYDLAAYSVLLKGFCLQGDVDSAMELFEGMFSNSLIPTTNSFNRLIHGFCKMGLLDKALELFNIMLQSGVSPTIFTCNVIADGYCKAGHLEEALKLINEMHEFGIFPNSYTYNGIIKRLCMQSYSGKAWELLPQMIKKNILHNVHCNILMNGFAEQSKPKKALMLYARMLKLGFTRTTITHTILINIFSQRCKMYEAYSLFKDMIAKGLIPDTISYTSVIAGFCRVRDMKKAWALYTEMLRRGYSPNVVTYTCLIDGFCHIHRMDMANLLIDEMKRRDINPDVVTYTALISGYRRLGDIDRAHELFAEMKSKGIVPDDAAYSALGEDNGMTTYN; encoded by the coding sequence ATGGGTATTTGGTCTTATTCAAAAATATGTTTAGTTCAATCCGGTTTGCTTCGAGACGTAGTTGTTCACtacaaaaaatttcttcttaGAGTGTATTATTCTGCTTCATCTGCTTTGTTGTTGGAAGACCATGTCTTTGATTGTAGTCCTGAGGTTGTAAGTGTTAATAATGAAGTTGAGGAGCTTCAAGTTCCAAGGAAGAGGTTCGAATTTTGTAGAAATCCCAGGCTTACTCCTTTTGTTGTGAGGGTATTTAAATCGTTGAATTGGGACATTGCAAGGGAAATTAGGTTCAATATGGCTGCAAAGATGTACGGATTTGATCATTCAATGTACGCATTTCGGATCATCATTCATATATTTGCAATGGCAGGGATGCAGATGGAAGCACATGCTTTGCTTAGAGATATTGTTTGCTATTACAAAGAGGTTAAGACTGATATGTTTGAATTACTACTGTATCTGTTGGATTCACCTGAGCATGTCCATAGATCAGCTGATGTTTTCAATGTGCTCATCAAGGTTTTTGCATCTAATTCGATGCTTGAGAATGGCATTGACGTTTTTGTGCAGGCTAAAAAAATTGGGCTTGAACCAAATATTATGTCATGCAACTTCTTGCTCAAGTGTTTAGTAGAAGCAAAtagaggagaatttgtgagaagTTTGTTTGAAGATATGAAGAACTCGGGGCCATCTCCTAATGTTTACACCTATACGATTATGATGAACTTTTATTGTAATGGATATTGTGGGAGGGATGTAGATGTTGGACAAGCAAATAACCTTCTAGAGGATATGGAGAGAGGTGGGAAAAATCCATCTGTTGTAACATACAGCACATATATTGGTGGACTTTGTAGAGTTGGTTGTGTTGAACTTGCTCTAGATTTCATTCGAAAGTTGTGTTTTGGAAACCAACCGATCAATAGCTTCTGTTATAATGCCATTATATATGGATTTTGCCAAAAAGGTGAACCATACGAAGGTTTGAAGGTTTTGGAAGAAATGAAGCATTGTGGAATATCACCAGATGTTCATAGCTATAGCATTTTGATTGACGGGTTCTGCAAAAAAGGTGATTGTGAGAAAGGTATTAATTTGATTGATGAGATGATAGTCAACGGCATGAAGCCTTCACTTGTTACGTATACCTCACTCTTTCATGGTCTGTGTAAGAGTGGATTGGCAGATGTTTCACTGAATTTGTTTCGTAATCTTGCTAATGATGGATATGAATATGACTTGGCTGCTTACAGTGTCTTGCTCAAGGGATTTTGTCTTCAAGGTGATGTGGATTCTGCCATGGAACTTTTTGAGGGGATGTTCAGCAATAGCTTAATTCCTACGACCAACAGTTTCAACAGGTTGATTCACGGATTCTGTAAGATGGGGCTCTTGGATAAAGCCTTGGAACTTTTCAACATCATGCTGCAAAGTGGCGTATCACCAACTATCTTCACTTGCAATGTAATTGCTGATGGTTATTGCAAAGCAGGACATTTGGAGGAAGCTTTGAAACTTATAAATGAAATGCATGAGTTTGGCATTTTTCCTAACTCATATACATATAATGGAATTATTAAGAGGCTTTGCATGCAAAGCTATTCAGGAAAAGCTTGGGAACTTCTTCCTCAAATGATTAAGAAGAATATTCTTCATAATGTTCATTGTAACATCCTTATGAATGGATTTGCTGAACAGTCGAAACCAAAAAAGGCCTTGATGTTGTATGCAAGAATGTTAAAGCTTGGGTTCACACGAACCACAATTACACATACAATTCTTATCAACATATTCAGCCAGAGGTGCAAAATGTATGAAGCGTATAGTTTGTTTAAGGACATGATAGCAAAGGGTTTGATTCCTGATACCATTTCTTACACATCTGTTATAGCTGGGTTTTGTAGAGTTAGAGATATGAAAAAGGCTTGGGCTCTATATACAGAAATGCTGCGGAGAGGTTATTCACCCAATGTTGTCACTTATACCTGTCTAATTGATGGATTTTGTCATATACACCGTATGGATATGGCCAACTTGTTAATTGATGAAATGAAAAGACGGGATATCAATCCCGATGTGGTGACATATACTGCTCTAATTTCTGGGTACAGGAGACTTGGTGATATTGATAGAGCACATGAGTTGTTCGCTGAAATGAAAAGTAAGGGTATTGTTCCTGATGATGCTGCCTATAGTGCATTGGGGGAGGATAATGGCATGACTACATATAATTAG
- the LOC18606791 gene encoding uncharacterized protein LOC18606791 isoform X1 translates to MSSSALEAEAPDLVCQLDNVQGMVDALSAVRWKRHQDAVVELSEHGVVLIVEDTGCLQAKVYLQRELFIRYEYNAEGRPRFGVSLGLFVDCLNTFSLPGRSSMIEIQYPGPDMQLLVKSVDSLDACIYAEIRTRIPDTISWDYNFEPAGSTPLAFTVKSAALKEAIDDLEWPGSSIQILLQPVPPCVTFKGEGHGDLQIDFMYYVNTDLLIAFHCDRQVSYRYKYKFLHATTSNLPSSVIKDNRGSKLTIGRGGMLKVQHLVSVAKLAISHPQIDSARHQQPSRIAYIEFFVKPEVDEDTVHNS, encoded by the exons ATGAGCTCGTCGGCGTTAGAAGCCGAAGCGCCGGATCTAGTTTGTCAGCTGGACAACGTCCAAGGCATGGTCGACGCACTCTCCGCCGTTAGATGGAAACGCCATCAG GATGCAGTGGTGGAATTATCAGAACACGGCGTCGTTTTGATCGTGGAGGATACCGGTTGCCTTCAAGCCAAAGTTTATCTTCAACGCGAG CTATTCATTCGCTATGAATATAATGCTGAAGGGCGACCGAGGTTTGGAGTGAGCTTGGGGCTCTTTGTCGACTGTTTGAACACATTTTCTTTGCCTGGTCGTTCAAGTATGATTGAGATTCAATACCCAGGACCTGATATGCAGCTCCTTGTCAA GTCTGTTGATTCACTTGATGCTTGTATTTATGCGGAAATCAGGACAAGAATCCCAGATACAATTTCATGGGACTACAACTTTGAACCTGCAGGAAGCACACCACTTGCTTTTACTGTGAAG TCTGCAGCGCTAAAGGAAGCAATTGATGACCTAGAATGGCCAGGGTCTAGCATCCAGATCCTTCTACAGCCAGTCCCCCCTTGTGTTACATTTAAAGGAGAAGGCCATGGAGACTTGCAG ATAGACTTCATGTATTATGTGAATACTGATCTTTTAATTGCATTTCACTGTGATCGCCAAGTCTCCTATAG ATATAAATACAAATTTCTCCACGCAACCACTTCAAACCTACCCAGTAGTGTCATTAAAGATAACAGAGGAAGTAAGTTGACTATTGGGAGAGGAGGAATGCTGAAAGTTCAGCATCTAGTTTCAGTAGCAAAACTGGCTATTTCACATCCACAAATTGATTCTGCCAGGCATCAGCAGCCTAGTCGTATTGCTTATATCGAGTTCTTTGTGAAGCCTGAGGTTGATGAGGACACCGTACATAATTCATAG
- the LOC18606791 gene encoding uncharacterized protein LOC18606791 isoform X2, producing the protein MSSSALEAEAPDLVCQLDNVQGMVDALSAVRWKRHQDAVVELSEHGVVLIVEDTGCLQAKVYLQRELFIRYEYNAEGRPRFGVSLGLFVDCLNTFSLPGRSSMIEIQYPGPDMQLLVKSVDSLDACIYAEIRTRIPDTISWDYNFEPAGSTPLAFTVKSAALKEAIDDLEWPGSSIQILLQPVPPCVTFKGEGHGDLQQINLVSSHLDLGRYKYKFLHATTSNLPSSVIKDNRGSKLTIGRGGMLKVQHLVSVAKLAISHPQIDSARHQQPSRIAYIEFFVKPEVDEDTVHNS; encoded by the exons ATGAGCTCGTCGGCGTTAGAAGCCGAAGCGCCGGATCTAGTTTGTCAGCTGGACAACGTCCAAGGCATGGTCGACGCACTCTCCGCCGTTAGATGGAAACGCCATCAG GATGCAGTGGTGGAATTATCAGAACACGGCGTCGTTTTGATCGTGGAGGATACCGGTTGCCTTCAAGCCAAAGTTTATCTTCAACGCGAG CTATTCATTCGCTATGAATATAATGCTGAAGGGCGACCGAGGTTTGGAGTGAGCTTGGGGCTCTTTGTCGACTGTTTGAACACATTTTCTTTGCCTGGTCGTTCAAGTATGATTGAGATTCAATACCCAGGACCTGATATGCAGCTCCTTGTCAA GTCTGTTGATTCACTTGATGCTTGTATTTATGCGGAAATCAGGACAAGAATCCCAGATACAATTTCATGGGACTACAACTTTGAACCTGCAGGAAGCACACCACTTGCTTTTACTGTGAAG TCTGCAGCGCTAAAGGAAGCAATTGATGACCTAGAATGGCCAGGGTCTAGCATCCAGATCCTTCTACAGCCAGTCCCCCCTTGTGTTACATTTAAAGGAGAAGGCCATGGAGACTTGCAG CAAATCAACCTCGTCTCTTCTCATCTTGACCTTGGCAGATATAAATACAAATTTCTCCACGCAACCACTTCAAACCTACCCAGTAGTGTCATTAAAGATAACAGAGGAAGTAAGTTGACTATTGGGAGAGGAGGAATGCTGAAAGTTCAGCATCTAGTTTCAGTAGCAAAACTGGCTATTTCACATCCACAAATTGATTCTGCCAGGCATCAGCAGCCTAGTCGTATTGCTTATATCGAGTTCTTTGTGAAGCCTGAGGTTGATGAGGACACCGTACATAATTCATAG